The following are from one region of the Camelus dromedarius isolate mCamDro1 chromosome 16, mCamDro1.pat, whole genome shotgun sequence genome:
- the CCDC103 gene encoding coiled-coil domain-containing protein 103 isoform X1, with the protein MERNDIIDFKALEKELQAAITADEKYKRENAAKLRAVEQRVASYEEFRGIVLASHLKPLERKDKIGGKRTVPWNCHTTQGRPSQDETTEISREKTFPQPETSAEFYRDWRRYLRSGPERYQALLQLGGPKLRLLFQVDVGFGLLGEMLVALANHVRPADRWVVLGVLRSLASTGRFNLNLSLMSHAERESCRALFQKLQAMGAPSSEERDLEEQPGGLQEVESLLQELLRLYRVD; encoded by the exons ATGGAAAGGAATGACATCATTGACTTCAAGGCTTTGGAAAAAGAGCTGCAGGCTGCAATCACTGCTGATGAGAAGTACAAACGGGAGAATGCCGCCAAGTTACGGGCAGTGGAACAGAGGGTGGCTTCCTATGAGGAGTTCAG GGGTATTGTCCTTGCATCACATCTGAAGCCACTGGAGCGGAAGGACAAGATAGGAGGAAAGAGGACTGTGCCCTGGAACTGTCACACTACTCAGGGAAGGCCCTCCCAGGACGAAACCACTGAAATTTCCCGG GAGAAAACGTTCCCCCAGCCTGAGACCTCGGCTGAGTTCTACCGTGACTGGCGGCGATACTTGCGGAGTGGGCCAGAGCGCTACCAGGCCCTGCTGCAGCTCGGGGGTCCAAAGCTGCGCCTTCTCTTCCAGGTGGATGTGGGGTTTGGACTTCTTGGGGAGATGCTGGTGGCACTGGCCAATCACGTGAGACCAGCTGACCGGTGGGTGGTGCTGGGGGTCCTGCGCAGCCTGGCCAGCACCGGACGCTTCAACCTGAACCTGAGCCTGATGAgccatgcagagagagagagctgcAGAGCCTTGTTTCAGAAACTGCAGGCCATGGGCGCCCCCAGCTCAGAGGAGCGGGATCTGGAGGAGCAGCCTGGTGGGCTCCAGGAGGTGGAGAGTCTCCTCCAAGAGCTGCTTAGGTTGTACCGGGTGGACTGA
- the CCDC103 gene encoding coiled-coil domain-containing protein 103 isoform X2 yields the protein MERNDIIDFKALEKELQAAITADEKYKRENAAKLRAVEQRVASYEEFRGIVLASHLKPLERKDKIGGKRTVPWNCHTTQGRPSQDETTEISRVDVGFGLLGEMLVALANHVRPADRWVVLGVLRSLASTGRFNLNLSLMSHAERESCRALFQKLQAMGAPSSEERDLEEQPGGLQEVESLLQELLRLYRVD from the exons ATGGAAAGGAATGACATCATTGACTTCAAGGCTTTGGAAAAAGAGCTGCAGGCTGCAATCACTGCTGATGAGAAGTACAAACGGGAGAATGCCGCCAAGTTACGGGCAGTGGAACAGAGGGTGGCTTCCTATGAGGAGTTCAG GGGTATTGTCCTTGCATCACATCTGAAGCCACTGGAGCGGAAGGACAAGATAGGAGGAAAGAGGACTGTGCCCTGGAACTGTCACACTACTCAGGGAAGGCCCTCCCAGGACGAAACCACTGAAATTTCCCGG GTGGATGTGGGGTTTGGACTTCTTGGGGAGATGCTGGTGGCACTGGCCAATCACGTGAGACCAGCTGACCGGTGGGTGGTGCTGGGGGTCCTGCGCAGCCTGGCCAGCACCGGACGCTTCAACCTGAACCTGAGCCTGATGAgccatgcagagagagagagctgcAGAGCCTTGTTTCAGAAACTGCAGGCCATGGGCGCCCCCAGCTCAGAGGAGCGGGATCTGGAGGAGCAGCCTGGTGGGCTCCAGGAGGTGGAGAGTCTCCTCCAAGAGCTGCTTAGGTTGTACCGGGTGGACTGA
- the FAM187A gene encoding Ig-like V-type domain-containing protein FAM187A — MNLAHTTVLLWVWGSLQAFEIVEKENIFQRTPCPAFLMFDNAAYLADMSFELPCHCKPEEVSAVVWYYQKHLGSSHTKVLTDFDGRVLTEAAQVRVGSDMLVRFSIRMFSLLVFRAQPEDSGLYFCGTRKGDYFYAFDVDIQSSEGMVATFKDQGQEPFADEYHGSLHVFTTFWEWTPCDRCGVRGEQWRIGLCYLQSPDLSPRYHKTRSDVVSCGSQAVPRKLRAKASDHTPELLVQSCVVPCEKKKKIQEGVMAIINYVSKVGSRPWVPQVPIQFHQQRLGHGLIISCPGARPEHAVAWDKDHQYLYRTQYLKGVNRSMRVFIDHGNHLHIRFTQLGDRGIYYCWRQGVRIAGFRLGVTSRGRYPVSLSDPETRAAVVLTLIGYLLITFIFVTIHLCRCCCYLFRCCPNFSL; from the coding sequence ATGAACCTGGCCCACACCACCGTGCTCCTGTGGGTGTGGGGGAGTCTCCAGGCCTTTGAAATCGTGGAGAAGGAGAATATTTTTCAGAGGACCCCCTGCCCAGCTTTCCTGATGTTTGACAATGCAGCCTACCTGGCCGACATGAGCTTTGAGCTTCCCTGCCACTGCAAGCCCGAGGAGGTGTCTGCTGTCGTCTGGTACTATCAGAAGCACCTCGGAAGCAGCCACACCAAAGTGCTGACAGACTTCGATGGGCGGGTGCTGACAGAAGCAGCCCAGGTGCGCGTGGGCAGCGACATGCTGGTCCGCTTCAGCATCCGCATGTTCAGCCTGCTGGTCTTCCGGGCCCAGCCCGAGGACTCAGGCTTGTATTTCTGCGGCACCCGCAAGGGGGACTACTTTTATGCCTTCGACGTGGACATCCAGAGCAGTGAGGGAATGGTGGCCACCTTCAAGGACCAAGGCCAGGAGCCCTTTGCCGATGAGTACCACGGGAGCCTCCATGTCTTCACCACCTTCTGGGAGTGGACTCCCTGCGACCGCTGTGGGGTGCGTGGGGAGCAGTGGCGCATTGGCCTGTGCTACCTGCAGAGCCCAGACCTCTCCCCACGCTACCACAAGACACGAAGTGACGTGGTGTCCTGTGGTTCGCAGGCTGTGCCGAGAAAGCTTCGGGCCAAGGCCAGTGACCATACCCCTGAGCTGCTCGTTCAGAGCTGCGTGGTCCCCTgcgagaagaagaagaagatccAGGAGGGCGTGATGGCCATTATCAACTATGTGTCCAAAGTGGGCAGCCGGCCCTGGGTGCCCCAGGTGCCCATTCAGTTCCACCAGCAGAGGCTGGGCCATGGACTCATCATCTCCTGTCCGGGGGCCCGGCCAGAGCATGCCGTGGCCTGGGACAAGGACCACCAGTACCTCTACCGCACGCAGTACCTGAAGGGCGTCAACCGGTCCATGAGGGTGTTCATTGACCACGGCAACCATCTCCACATCCGCTTCACCCAGCTGGGAGACCGGGGCATCTACTACTGCTGGCGGCAAGGGGTGCGCATTGCTGGGTTCCGACTGGGCGTGACATCTCGAGGCCGCTACCCCGTCTCACTTTCTGACCCCGAGACTCGTGCCGCCGTGGTGCTCACCCTGATAGGTTACTTGCTCATCACGTTCATCTTTGTCACCATTCACCTCTGTCGTTGCTGCTGTTACTTATTCCGCTGTTGTCCCAACTTCTCCCTCTAG